One segment of Solanum stenotomum isolate F172 chromosome 1, ASM1918654v1, whole genome shotgun sequence DNA contains the following:
- the LOC125862711 gene encoding microtubule-binding protein TANGLED isoform X1: MVARTPPKLLNKKMVVPPLNPILLRETLNKVDKCMARLQELQYTVTGGHKVISGVTLSPRSTRGYLRTSLRCKQESLTIKNATSRKSPPGKLPTNAGEWRRMSLPAMLLGETVAEIKQASQFARDIVKAVGPKGSDDPKTPLTQRQNQKPSPENSELRSRRKREKQVTLQTMRTESDTPSKRRAKSRINFKVSPVQQRECEKENCKYIANRVSPRNRPWVKKTVLFPNPLFHSSPTSQQQKLSKTQSPMIARNRQSPHKFLVKSPPKAPKLQMKIRSPQKLHASPTKVTSLGTKFLTKSPPKASKFQVKIRSPPQLSVSPTRVTSLGTKFVGKSPPKFQVKIRSPPQISVSPTRATSLSKRSPKMSAAAKLRRSFSPSRLANKIASSPSKMRSFSPSRLANKIASSPSKMRSFSPSRLVSRLASPLKSKKSVQKIDGMKMMMSGLKQRPRASTTSKQFSVQGM; encoded by the exons GTGGATAAATGTATGGCTCGATTGCAAGAACTTCAATACACAGTTACAGGTGGTCATAAGGTGATTTCTGGTGTAACTCTCAGTCCCCGCAGCACGAGAGGTTATCTGAGAACTAGCCTCAGATGCAAACAAGAATCTTTGAC GATCAAGAATGCTACTTCGCGTAAATCTCCTCCAGGAAAATTGCCAACAAATGCAG GGGAATGGCGGCGAATGTCATTACCAGCAATGCTTCTAGGAGAAACAGTGGCTGAAATTAAACAGGCAAGTCAATTTGCTAGAGATATAGTGAAGGCAGTAGGTCCCAAGGGGTCCGATGACCCGAAAACTCCACTCACACAGAGGCAAAACCAGAAGCCAAGCCCCGAAAACTCTGAGCTCCGATCACgtagaaagagagagaaacagGTAACCTTGCAAACAATGAGGACAGAGTCTGATACACCATCAAAACGACGAGCAAAATCACGAATAAACTTCAAGGTTTCTCCAGTGCAGCAGAGGGAATGTGAGAAAGAAAATTGCAAGTACATTGCTAATAGAGTTTCCCCAAGGAATAGGCCATGGGTGAAAAAGACTGTCCTTTTTCCGAACCCACTGTTCCATTCATCACCAACTTCACAGCAGCAGAAATTGTCTAAAACGCAATCTCCCATGATTGCTAGAAATCGACAATCACCCCATAAGTTCTTGGTGAAGTCCCCACCCAAGGCCCCAAAGCTTCAAATGAAAATCAGAAGCCCCCAAAAACTTCATGCATCTCCTACCAAAGTGACAAGTTTGGGTACTAAGTTCTTGACAAAGTCTCCACCCAAAGCCTCAAAGTTTCAAGTGAAAATCAGGAGCCCCCCACAACTTTCTGTGTCTCCTACCAGGGTAACAAGTTTGGGCACTAAGTTTGTGGGGAAGTCTCCGCCTAAGTTTCAAGTGAAGATCAGGAGCCCTCCACAAATTTCCGTCTCTCCCACTAGAGCAACAAGTTTGAGCAAGAGGTCTCCAAAGATGTCTGCAGCTGCCAAACTGAGAAGGTCATTTTCTCCATCAAGATTGGCAAACAAGATAGCTTCTTCGCCATCCAAAATGAGGTCATTTTCGCCATCAAGATTGGCAAACAAGATAGCTTCTTCACCCTCCAAAATGAGGTCATTTTCACCATCAAGATTGGTAAGTAGGCTAGCTTCACCATTAAAGAGCAAAAAATCTGTACAGAAGATTGATGggatgaagatgatgatgagtGGACTCAAACAGCGACCACGAGCTTCAACCACATCAAAGCAATTCTCAGTTCAAGGAATGTGA
- the LOC125862711 gene encoding microtubule-binding protein TANGLED isoform X2, which produces MVARTPPKLLNKKMVVPPLNPILLRETLNKVDKCMARLQELQYTVTGGHKVISGVTLSPRSTRGYLRTSLRCKQESLTIKNATSRKSPPGKLPTNAGEWRRMSLPAMLLGETVAEIKQASQFARDIVKAVGPKGSDDPKTPLTQRQNQKPSPENSELRSRRKREKQVTLQTMRTESDTPSKRRAKSRINFKVSPVQQRECEKENCKYIANRVSPRNRPWVKKTVLFPNPLFHSSPTSQQQKLSKTQSPMIARNRQSPHKFLVKSPPKAPKLQMKIRSPQKLHASPTKVTSLGTKFLTKSPPKASKFQVKIRSPPQLSVSPTRVTSLGTKFVGKSPPKFQVKIRSPPQISVSPTRATSLSKRSPKMSAAAKLRRSFSPSRLANKIASSPSKMRSFSPSRLVSRLASPLKSKKSVQKIDGMKMMMSGLKQRPRASTTSKQFSVQGM; this is translated from the exons GTGGATAAATGTATGGCTCGATTGCAAGAACTTCAATACACAGTTACAGGTGGTCATAAGGTGATTTCTGGTGTAACTCTCAGTCCCCGCAGCACGAGAGGTTATCTGAGAACTAGCCTCAGATGCAAACAAGAATCTTTGAC GATCAAGAATGCTACTTCGCGTAAATCTCCTCCAGGAAAATTGCCAACAAATGCAG GGGAATGGCGGCGAATGTCATTACCAGCAATGCTTCTAGGAGAAACAGTGGCTGAAATTAAACAGGCAAGTCAATTTGCTAGAGATATAGTGAAGGCAGTAGGTCCCAAGGGGTCCGATGACCCGAAAACTCCACTCACACAGAGGCAAAACCAGAAGCCAAGCCCCGAAAACTCTGAGCTCCGATCACgtagaaagagagagaaacagGTAACCTTGCAAACAATGAGGACAGAGTCTGATACACCATCAAAACGACGAGCAAAATCACGAATAAACTTCAAGGTTTCTCCAGTGCAGCAGAGGGAATGTGAGAAAGAAAATTGCAAGTACATTGCTAATAGAGTTTCCCCAAGGAATAGGCCATGGGTGAAAAAGACTGTCCTTTTTCCGAACCCACTGTTCCATTCATCACCAACTTCACAGCAGCAGAAATTGTCTAAAACGCAATCTCCCATGATTGCTAGAAATCGACAATCACCCCATAAGTTCTTGGTGAAGTCCCCACCCAAGGCCCCAAAGCTTCAAATGAAAATCAGAAGCCCCCAAAAACTTCATGCATCTCCTACCAAAGTGACAAGTTTGGGTACTAAGTTCTTGACAAAGTCTCCACCCAAAGCCTCAAAGTTTCAAGTGAAAATCAGGAGCCCCCCACAACTTTCTGTGTCTCCTACCAGGGTAACAAGTTTGGGCACTAAGTTTGTGGGGAAGTCTCCGCCTAAGTTTCAAGTGAAGATCAGGAGCCCTCCACAAATTTCCGTCTCTCCCACTAGAGCAACAAGTTTGAGCAAGAGGTCTCCAAAGATGTCTGCAGCTGCCAAACTGAGAAGGTCATTTTCTCCATCAAGATTGGCAAACAAGATAGCTTCTTCGCCATCCAAAATGAG GTCATTTTCACCATCAAGATTGGTAAGTAGGCTAGCTTCACCATTAAAGAGCAAAAAATCTGTACAGAAGATTGATGggatgaagatgatgatgagtGGACTCAAACAGCGACCACGAGCTTCAACCACATCAAAGCAATTCTCAGTTCAAGGAATGTGA
- the LOC125862728 gene encoding chaperone protein dnaJ C76, chloroplastic, giving the protein MECSSLYNKNSVIGTLAFFPRTPENINCHTFPSTCSFPLNSTNPFATLSSSSAVKCYGQNYGDEEPLSTSLAYDVLGVAPNCSADELKSAFRNKVKKFHPDVRRDGNSSDKMIRRVIQAYEMLSNFTKSEIIERECLDPFDQPECEAFDLFVNETVCIGKGCQFSCVKKAPHAFTFSSLTGTAQATSQGHGEDYQVHLAAGQCPRSCIHYVTPSQRVVLEELLGSIMSTPYDTSAEADLLYSLIVKARFENNRYQKPKKQPKASTKHVDWF; this is encoded by the exons ATGGAATGTTCATCTCTGTACAACAAAAATTCTGTAATTGGAACTTTAGCTTTCTTTCCAAGAACACCTGAGAATATTAACTGCCACACTTTTCCATCAACATGTTCTTTTCCATTAAATTCTACAAACCCCTTTGCtaccctttcttcttcttctgccgTGAAGTGTTATGGTCAGAATTATGGGGATGAAGAGCCCCTTTCTACTTCTCTGGCATATGATGTTCTTGGTGTTGCTCCTAATTGCTCTGCAGATGAGCTGAAATCTGCTTTCAGGAATAAG GTTAAGAAGTTTCATCCTGATGTAAGGAGAGATGGGAATAGTTCAGATAAAATGATTCGCCGTGTCATTCAAGCCTATGAG ATGTTGTCCAACTTCACAAAGTCAGAGATAATAGAAAG GGAATGCTTAGATCCATTTGATCAgccagaatgtgaagcatttGATCTCTTTGTTAATGAGACTGTTTGTATTGGAAAAG gttgccaattttcatgtgttaaGAAAGCACCTCATGCATTCACTTTTTCCTCGTTGACAGGAACTGCGCAAGCAACTTCTCAAG GACATGGTGAAGATTACCAAGTCCATCTTGCAGCTGGTCAATGCCCCAGGAGCTGCATACATTATGTTACACCTTCTCAAAGAGTAGTTCTTGAAGAGCTACTTGGCAG CATCATGAGCACACCTTATGATACATCAGCAGAAGCAGACTTGCTTTATTCGCTAATTGTAAAAGCTCGTTTTGAGAACAATCGCTACCAGAAGCCCAAGAAGCAACCTAAGGCCTCAACCAAACATGTAGACTGGTTCTAA
- the LOC125854738 gene encoding receptor-like protein EIX2, with protein MVSNATTLETLDIAISNIEGPISNVESGKLCNLQDLYLTQNKLNGDISRVVEGLSNCSNTTLEFLGLAGNWLTGQFPNSLGHLKNLRILSISFNQISGTIPTSIEQLSRLHQLKFLAISCGERFSVNLSSEWIPPFSLTYIEIRKCAFGSKLPTWLKTQKQLHTNILSNGSVSDSIPPGLWTMCSQLQFLDLSDNEIGGNLPRLVNFPSSQIWTADFYSSYSDGVVVDLSSNSFHGLLPLWPNVTHLNLANNLFSGLIPINIGHVMTKLQVLDLSGNTFTGSIPYSITRVKQLMRLDLSDNHFSGKIPDWSVSLGHSEFILEPIIRKNSRGHRSMQQLETLDLSSNHLSGSIPLSMTSITTLSYLNLSYNNLGGPIPSKNQFGTFTNPSSFECNPELSGKPLITDCSPPRKRDLKKIEEEDDDERLWF; from the exons ATGGTGTCTAATGCCACCACCCTTGAGACACTTGATATAGCAATCAGCAACATAGAAGGCCCAATATCAAATGTTGAGTCGGGTAAACTCTGTAATCTGCAGGATTTGTATCTAACACAGAATAAACTCAACGGAGACATAAGCAGAGTAGTGGAAGGGTTGTCTAACTGCAGCAACACGACCCTAGAGTTCTTAGGCCTTGCTGGAAACTGGTTGACAGGGCAGTTTCCAAATTCATTAGGACATTTGAAGAACTTAAGGATTCTTAGTATATCTTTTAACCAGATATCTGGCACGATTCCCACATCTATTGAGCAACTGTCAAG ACTCCATCAACTGAAGTTTTTAGCCATATCATGTGGAGAAAGGTTTTCTGTCAACTTGAGCAGTGAATGGATTCCTCCATTTAGCCTCACATATATCGAGATAAGGAAATGTGCTTTCGGCTCCAAGTTACCGACATGGCTGAAAACTCAAAAGCAGCTTCATACTAATATTCTCTCCAACGGCTCCGTTTCAGATTCTATACCTCCTGGGCTTTGGACAATGTGCTCACAATTGCAGTTTCTAGATCTATCAGATAATGAGATTGGTGGAAATCTTCCAAGGTTAGTAAATTTTCCGTCATCCCAAATCTGGACAGCAGACTTCTATTCTAGTTACAGTGATGGTGTTGTGGTGGACTTAAGTTCCAATAGCTTCCATGGTTTGTTACCTCTTTGGCCAAATGTAACACATTTGAATCTTGCAAACAACCTGTTTTCAGGATTAATTCCCATAAACATTGGTCATGTGATGACAAAACTCCAAGTTTTAGATCTTTCTGGAAATACATTTACAGGATCTATACCATATTCAATAACAAGAGTGAAGCAGCTAATGAGATTGGACCTCTCAGACAATCATTTTTCTGGAAAGATACCTGACTG GTCTGTCAGCCTTGGGCACTCTGAATTTATCTTGGAACCAATTATCAGGAAGAATTCCAGAGGACATAGGAGCATGCAGCAATTGGAGACACTAGACCTTTCATCTAACCATCTCTCTGGTTCTATCCCATTGAGCATGACTTCAATCACTACACTAAGCTATCTTAACTTGTCATATAATAACCTTGGTGGCCCTATCCCATCAAAAAACCAATTTGGAACCTTCACTAATCCTTCAAGTTTTGAATGTAATCCAGAACTCTCTGGGAAACCATTGATTACAGATTGCTCTCCACCAAGAAAAAGAGATCtcaagaaaattgaagaagaagatgatgatgaaaGGCTGTGGTTTTAA
- the LOC125846900 gene encoding probable 3-hydroxyisobutyrate dehydrogenase-like 1, mitochondrial: MIHNISSSFHKFVRPLRLHHYHCHYAPQTILTVSAATTTHLRRTMATAVDPSNTRLGWIGTGVMGRSMCAHLINAGYTLTVFTRTPSKAQELISMGAHWVDTPKAVASQSDVVFSIVGYPSDVRQVILDSNSGALSGLREGGVIIDMTTSEPSLAVEIHSAASAAGCSAIDAPVSGGDRGARNAALSIFAGGEESIVQRLNPLFNLLGKVYYMGAPGKGQFTKLGNQVVIASSMVGLCEGLIYAHKAGLDLNHFVDAISTGAAGSKSLDLYGSRILNRDLEPGFYVNHFVKDLGICLRECQNMGLALPGLALAQQLYLSLKAHGEGDLGTQALILALERINNLSLQSEASAIGKP, from the coding sequence ATGATTCATAATATATCTTCTTCCTTTCATAAATTTGTGCGGCCACTGCGTTTACATCACTACCACTGTCACTACGCGCCTCAAACAATCCTTACCGTCTCCGCCGCTACTACCACCCATCTCCGCCGTACAATGGCAACCGCCGTTGACCCATCCAATACTCGTCTGGGATGGATCGGTACCGGAGTAATGGGCCGCTCTATGTGCGCCCACCTGATTAACGCCGGTTACACCCTCACTGTCTTTACTCGGACTCCATCCAAGGCTCAGGAACTCATCTCCATGGGAGCTCACTGGGTTGACACTCCAAAGGCCGTCGCTTCCCAATCCGACGTCGTTTTCTCTATCGTTGGCTACCCTTCTGACGTTCGCCAGGTAATCCTCGACTCAAACTCCGGCGCTCTTTCCGGTCTGCGTGAAGGCGGCGTCATCATAGATATGACTACTTCCGAACCTTCCCTCGCTGTTGAAATTCACTCCGCAGCCTCGGCCGCTGGCTGCTCCGCCATTGACGCCCCTGTTTCTGGAGGCGATCGCGGAGCTCGGAATGCAGCTTTATCCATCTTCGCCGGTGGAGAGGAATCAATTGTCCAAAGGCTTAATCCATTATTTAACCTTCTGGGCAAAGTTTATTACATGGGTGCCCCTGGAAAAGGGCAGTTCACAAAATTGGGAAACCAAGTAGTAATTGCTTCCTCTATGGTAGGACTATGCGAGGGCTTAATTTACGCGCATAAAGCTGGTTTGGATTTGAATCATTTTGTGGATGCCATTTCAACAGGCGCTGCTGGCTCAAAATCATTAGACTTGTATGGTAGCAGGATACTTAATAGGGATTTGGAACCTGGATTTTATGTGAATCATTTTGTCAAGGATTTGGGAATATGTTTGAGGGAATGCCAGAACATGGGTCTGGCTTTGCCCGGGCTGGCGTTGGCTCAGCAGCTCTATCTCTCGCTTAAAGCTCATGGTGAGGGCGATTTAGGAACCCAAGCTCTCATTCTAGCGCTTGAGAGGATTAACAATTTGTCCCTTCAATCTGAGGCTTCTGCTATTGGCAAACCTTAG